The following proteins come from a genomic window of Dongia rigui:
- the rpoH gene encoding RNA polymerase sigma factor RpoH, with protein MATTNTLPALVGENSLGRYLSEIRKFPMLEPGEEFMLAKRWQEHQDSQAAHRMVTSHLRLVAKIAMGYRGYGLPMSEVISEGNVGLMQAVKRFDPDKGFRLATYAMWWIRAAIQEYILHSWSLVKIGTTASQKKLFFNLRRVKGQIKALEEGDMTPENVKEVATRLNVSEEEVVNMNRRLMAPDHSLNAPLRIDGEGEWQDWLVDESDSQETRVADEQEFGMRKKLLDKAMLSLTPRERKILVERRLKDEPTTLEDLSTEFGISRERVRQIEVRAFDKLQRSIRKQAIDQNLIGEMA; from the coding sequence ATGGCAACCACGAATACCCTTCCCGCCCTTGTCGGCGAGAACAGCCTCGGTCGCTACCTCTCGGAAATCCGCAAGTTTCCGATGCTGGAGCCGGGCGAGGAATTCATGCTCGCCAAGCGCTGGCAGGAGCATCAGGATTCGCAGGCGGCGCACCGCATGGTGACCAGCCATCTGCGTCTCGTGGCCAAGATCGCCATGGGCTATCGCGGCTATGGCCTGCCCATGTCCGAAGTCATTTCCGAAGGCAATGTCGGGCTGATGCAGGCCGTCAAGCGCTTCGACCCGGATAAGGGCTTCCGCCTCGCCACATATGCGATGTGGTGGATCCGCGCCGCCATCCAGGAATACATCCTGCACAGCTGGTCGCTGGTGAAGATCGGCACGACCGCCAGCCAGAAGAAGCTGTTCTTCAACCTCCGCCGCGTCAAAGGCCAGATCAAGGCGCTGGAGGAAGGCGACATGACGCCCGAGAACGTCAAGGAGGTGGCGACACGCCTCAACGTCTCGGAAGAGGAAGTGGTCAACATGAACCGCCGCCTGATGGCGCCGGATCACAGCTTGAACGCCCCCTTGCGCATCGACGGCGAAGGCGAGTGGCAGGATTGGCTGGTCGATGAGAGCGACAGCCAGGAAACCCGCGTCGCCGACGAGCAGGAATTCGGCATGCGCAAGAAGCTGCTCGACAAGGCGATGCTCAGCCTGACGCCGCGCGAGCGCAAGATCCTGGTGGAACGCCGCCTGAAGGATGAGCCGACCACGCTCGAGGACCTCTCGACCGAATTCGGCATCAGCCGCGAACGCGTCCGCCAGATCGAGGTGCGCGCCTTCGACAAACTGCAACGCTCGATCCGCAAACAAGCGATCGACCAGAACCTGATCGGCGAAATGGCGTAA
- a CDS encoding cell envelope integrity protein TolA, with product MATQKRQVKKRQIKELQAKKPQIKQPQGKERARLKKVIARLDKADRADDVWRAKRTATRRSVAGVLGAQAGMKGAKREFDALTAKANAQAEKLAAQQHKAAIAASRKRAAQHKNMASGLIKGHLAVGGLNNLTDNTPRFLLQTPFEISLVGADLTEHRILEGNSFARFNFVFGKNRNSAVRAHFSYVWVNPTDKFVLINAHGYIIFDGFIEVGVPSAFWPGDRAASVAVQGYMGVHDFGPEPLLPSAYSPTETAAALSESDGGFGAVGAIANKDVFRGFSLDTSLYIVKPRGTVGFVLAANFPYSTGEDGGRVTGDFSEGGHRVTSPGVLVQIVS from the coding sequence ATGGCAACCCAGAAACGGCAGGTGAAGAAACGGCAGATCAAGGAACTGCAGGCCAAGAAGCCGCAGATCAAGCAACCGCAGGGGAAGGAACGCGCGCGGTTGAAGAAAGTGATCGCGCGCCTCGACAAGGCCGACCGCGCGGACGATGTCTGGCGCGCGAAACGGACGGCGACGCGCAGATCGGTCGCCGGGGTGCTGGGCGCGCAGGCCGGCATGAAGGGCGCGAAGCGGGAGTTTGATGCGCTCACCGCCAAGGCCAATGCGCAGGCCGAGAAGCTCGCCGCCCAGCAACACAAGGCGGCCATCGCCGCCTCACGCAAACGCGCGGCGCAACACAAGAACATGGCGAGCGGGCTCATCAAGGGCCATCTCGCCGTCGGCGGCCTCAACAACCTCACCGACAATACGCCGCGCTTTCTGCTGCAGACGCCGTTCGAGATTTCGCTGGTCGGCGCCGATCTCACCGAGCACCGCATCCTGGAAGGCAATTCCTTCGCGCGCTTCAACTTCGTCTTCGGCAAGAACCGCAACAGCGCGGTGCGGGCGCATTTCTCCTATGTCTGGGTGAACCCGACCGACAAGTTCGTGCTGATCAACGCCCATGGCTACATCATCTTCGACGGTTTCATCGAAGTGGGCGTGCCGAGTGCCTTCTGGCCGGGCGACCGTGCCGCCAGCGTGGCGGTGCAGGGATATATGGGCGTCCATGATTTTGGGCCGGAACCGCTCTTGCCCTCGGCCTACAGCCCGACAGAGACGGCGGCGGCTTTGAGTGAATCCGATGGCGGCTTCGGGGCGGTGGGTGCCATCGCCAACAAGGATGTCTTCCGCGGCTTCAGCCTCGATACCTCGCTCTATATCGTGAAGCCGCGCGGCACGGTGGGCTTCGTGCTGGCCGCCAACTTCCCCTACAGCACCGGCGAGGATGGCGGCCGCGTCACCGGCGATTTCAGCGAAGGCGGTCACCGGGTGACGAGTCCTGGGGTTCTCGTCCAGATTGTGAGCTAG
- a CDS encoding pyrroline-5-carboxylate reductase family protein has translation MRPQQFPEIEIDARGKLVVSVMAGVSVATIASRTGAGDIVRAMPNAAMEIGKSFTPWYATPTVSPEDKAIVQALFDACGEGAEVSSEHHVDYCAGLTGSGAAFPALLAQAMMAHAIGQGLSPEFAARAAKSVVAEAAQLLGGVQGDVAGMIAAMIGYQGTTAAALETMIARGFLDAVGGARRGA, from the coding sequence GTGCGGCCGCAGCAGTTTCCCGAAATCGAGATCGATGCGCGCGGCAAGCTCGTTGTCTCGGTGATGGCGGGGGTTTCCGTGGCGACGATTGCTTCGCGCACCGGTGCCGGCGATATCGTGCGGGCGATGCCGAATGCGGCGATGGAAATTGGGAAGTCGTTCACGCCCTGGTATGCGACGCCGACGGTTTCGCCCGAGGACAAGGCGATCGTGCAGGCGCTGTTCGATGCCTGCGGCGAGGGGGCCGAGGTTTCATCAGAGCATCATGTTGATTACTGCGCGGGTCTCACCGGTTCGGGTGCTGCCTTTCCGGCGCTGCTCGCGCAGGCCATGATGGCGCATGCAATAGGGCAGGGCCTGTCACCGGAATTTGCCGCGCGCGCGGCGAAGAGTGTCGTCGCGGAGGCCGCTCAACTGTTGGGCGGCGTGCAAGGCGATGTCGCGGGCATGATCGCGGCGATGATCGGTTATCAAGGCACGACAGCCGCGGCGCTGGAGACGATGATCGCGCGGGGCTTCTTGGACGCCGTCGGGGGGGCTCGACGCGGCGCTTGA
- a CDS encoding ImmA/IrrE family metallo-endopeptidase, with protein MANEGLPINPEIVTWARKRAGLSLDDARTKFRRIQEWEEGTSSPTYPQLELLSDALKIPVAVFFFPDPPPVPRIEETFRTLPEADVEQLPKTIRMLLRKAKALQLNLIEMTSGQNPAKRIITNDLSFAPEVSIADMARSVRDYLGVSIQEQVTWPDADTALKKWRDVFTGVGVFVFKDAFKDEDFSGFCLYEDNFPIIYVNNSTAKTRQIFSLFHELAHLLFHTSGIDKFNDSYVDNLSGDAQRIEILCNKFAAVALLPEEALSAELNSQRADRALAERISAKYNVSRETIYRRFLDRNLIQQAEYLDAARVWLAQRRRGEGDGGNSYWTKLSYLGREYISLALREYHQNRIDETKLAEYLLAKPKHVAVLEEYYLRAGA; from the coding sequence GTGGCTAATGAGGGACTGCCAATCAATCCTGAGATCGTGACGTGGGCTCGCAAGCGCGCTGGGCTTTCGCTTGATGATGCGAGGACCAAATTCAGACGCATTCAAGAATGGGAAGAAGGCACTTCATCACCTACTTATCCACAACTGGAGCTGTTATCCGACGCCTTAAAGATCCCCGTTGCGGTGTTCTTTTTTCCGGATCCGCCCCCTGTACCCAGAATCGAAGAGACTTTCCGGACTCTGCCTGAGGCAGACGTCGAACAGCTTCCAAAGACTATTCGCATGCTGCTGAGGAAAGCGAAGGCGCTGCAACTCAACCTCATCGAGATGACCAGCGGCCAAAATCCCGCGAAGCGTATCATCACTAATGATCTTAGCTTTGCTCCAGAAGTTTCGATCGCTGACATGGCGCGATCAGTGCGTGATTATCTGGGCGTATCTATACAAGAGCAGGTCACGTGGCCTGACGCGGACACGGCGCTAAAGAAGTGGCGTGACGTGTTCACTGGTGTAGGCGTCTTCGTTTTCAAAGACGCCTTCAAGGACGAGGATTTCTCTGGCTTCTGCCTATATGAAGATAATTTCCCGATTATCTACGTCAACAACAGCACGGCCAAAACGAGGCAAATCTTCAGCCTGTTCCATGAACTAGCGCATTTGTTGTTTCACACGAGCGGAATAGACAAGTTCAACGATAGCTACGTCGACAATCTTAGTGGTGATGCGCAGCGCATTGAAATTCTCTGTAATAAGTTCGCAGCCGTAGCGTTGCTTCCAGAGGAAGCGTTAAGCGCAGAGTTGAATAGTCAACGTGCCGACCGTGCGCTCGCAGAGCGAATTTCTGCGAAATATAACGTTAGCCGAGAGACGATCTATCGCAGGTTCCTGGACCGAAACCTAATACAGCAAGCAGAGTATCTCGACGCAGCCCGAGTTTGGCTGGCGCAACGTCGCAGGGGTGAAGGAGACGGCGGCAATTCATATTGGACTAAACTGTCGTATCTCGGTCGCGAGTATATTTCTCTAGCACTTAGAGAGTATCACCAAAACCGCATCGACGAGACAAAGCTTGCCGAATACTTGCTGGCGAAGCCCAAACACGTTGCGGTTCTTGAGGAGTACTATCTGAGAGCAGGCGCGTGA
- a CDS encoding PIN domain-containing protein, with product MYVFDTSPFSTLFKNYYRSRFPSLWKLFDEMVIDGRIVSTREVGREIADGPIEAARLWAVGNQAVFTIPGADEGAFVGKIFAVPQFQQNIEQQKLLKGGKLADPFVVAKAAANGFTVVTVEKFKDNSAKIPNICQHFGVPCFDLERFMEEEGWTF from the coding sequence ATGTACGTATTCGACACGTCGCCGTTTTCGACCCTCTTCAAAAACTACTATCGCTCGCGCTTTCCATCGCTTTGGAAGCTATTCGATGAAATGGTGATCGATGGGCGCATCGTTTCAACCCGCGAAGTCGGTCGAGAGATCGCGGACGGTCCGATCGAAGCAGCGCGACTTTGGGCGGTCGGCAACCAAGCCGTTTTCACAATCCCTGGCGCTGACGAGGGAGCATTCGTCGGAAAGATATTCGCTGTCCCGCAGTTTCAGCAGAACATCGAGCAGCAGAAACTTCTCAAAGGGGGGAAGCTAGCAGACCCATTCGTCGTCGCTAAGGCTGCAGCAAATGGTTTCACCGTAGTTACTGTCGAGAAGTTCAAAGATAACTCAGCCAAGATTCCTAACATCTGCCAACACTTCGGGGTGCCGTGCTTCGATTTGGAGAGGTTTATGGAAGAGGAAGGTTGGACTTTCTAA
- the ilvD gene encoding dihydroxy-acid dehydratase yields the protein MPAYRSRTTTHGRNMAGARGLWRATGMKDGDFGKPIIAVVNSFTQFVPGHVHLKDLGQMVAREIEAAGGVAKEFNTIAVDDGIAMGHDGMLYSLPSRELIADSVEYMVNAHCADAMVCISNCDKITPGMLMAALRINIPVVFVSGGPMEAGKVVLKDKTVALDLVDAMVAAADDKYTDAEVASIERSACPTCGSCSGMFTANSMNCLTEALGLSLPGNGSTLATHADRKNLFLEAGRLIVDITRRYYEENDANVLPRNIANFKAFENAMSLDIAMGGSTNTVLHLLAAAHEAGVPFTMEDIDRLSRKVPCLCKVAPAKSDVHMEDVHRAGGIMAILGELDRAGLLNPDEPTVHSKTIRDALRRWDIKQTNSETVQKFFLAAPGGVPTQTAFSQDKRWEGLDLDREKGVIRDAPHAFSKDGGLAVLSGNLAIDGCIVKTAGVDESIHVFSGPARVYEAQDDAVSGILLGEVKAGDVVVIRYEGPRGGPGMQEMLYPTSYLKSKGLGKECALITDGRFSGGTSGLSIGHVSPEAAEGGLIALVENGDRIEIDIPNRSIKLAVPDNVLAERRKAMEAKGKDGWKPSYTRKRNVTPALRAYAHFATSAAKGAVRDVDQVR from the coding sequence ATGCCTGCCTATCGTTCCCGCACGACCACCCATGGCCGCAACATGGCCGGCGCCCGCGGCCTGTGGCGCGCCACCGGCATGAAGGACGGCGATTTCGGCAAGCCCATCATCGCCGTCGTCAACTCCTTCACCCAGTTCGTGCCGGGCCATGTGCATTTGAAGGACCTCGGGCAGATGGTGGCGCGCGAGATCGAGGCGGCAGGCGGTGTCGCCAAGGAATTCAACACCATCGCGGTCGATGACGGCATCGCCATGGGCCATGACGGCATGCTCTATTCCCTGCCCTCGCGCGAGCTCATCGCCGACAGCGTGGAATACATGGTCAACGCCCATTGCGCCGATGCCATGGTCTGCATCAGCAATTGCGACAAGATCACGCCGGGCATGCTGATGGCGGCCTTGCGCATCAACATCCCCGTGGTCTTCGTCTCCGGCGGCCCGATGGAAGCCGGCAAGGTCGTGTTGAAGGACAAGACCGTGGCGCTCGACCTGGTCGATGCCATGGTGGCCGCGGCCGACGACAAGTACACCGATGCGGAAGTGGCCAGCATCGAACGCTCGGCCTGCCCCACCTGCGGGTCCTGCTCGGGCATGTTCACCGCCAATTCGATGAACTGCCTCACCGAGGCCTTGGGGCTGTCGCTGCCGGGCAACGGCTCGACGCTTGCCACCCATGCCGATCGCAAGAACCTCTTCCTCGAAGCCGGGCGTTTGATCGTTGATATCACGCGCCGCTATTACGAAGAGAACGACGCCAACGTGCTGCCGCGCAACATCGCCAATTTCAAGGCGTTCGAGAATGCCATGAGCCTCGACATCGCCATGGGCGGTTCGACCAACACCGTGCTGCATTTGCTGGCGGCGGCGCATGAGGCGGGCGTCCCCTTCACCATGGAAGACATCGACCGCCTGTCGCGCAAGGTCCCGTGCCTGTGCAAAGTGGCCCCCGCGAAATCGGATGTGCATATGGAAGACGTGCACCGCGCCGGCGGCATCATGGCGATCCTGGGTGAGCTCGACCGCGCCGGCCTCCTCAATCCGGATGAGCCAACCGTGCATTCGAAGACCATCCGCGATGCCCTGCGCCGCTGGGACATCAAGCAGACCAACAGCGAGACGGTGCAGAAATTCTTCCTGGCGGCCCCCGGTGGCGTGCCGACCCAGACCGCCTTCAGCCAGGATAAGCGCTGGGAAGGCCTCGACCTCGACCGCGAGAAAGGCGTCATCCGCGACGCCCCGCATGCTTTCTCAAAGGATGGCGGCCTCGCGGTCCTCTCTGGCAACCTCGCCATCGACGGCTGCATCGTGAAGACCGCCGGCGTCGATGAAAGCATCCATGTCTTCTCCGGCCCCGCCCGCGTCTACGAGGCGCAGGACGACGCCGTCTCCGGCATTCTGCTGGGCGAAGTGAAAGCGGGCGATGTCGTCGTCATCCGCTACGAAGGCCCGCGCGGCGGCCCCGGCATGCAGGAGATGCTCTATCCGACCTCCTATCTGAAGTCGAAGGGCTTGGGGAAGGAATGCGCGCTCATCACCGATGGGCGCTTCTCGGGCGGCACCTCGGGCCTCTCCATCGGCCATGTCTCGCCGGAAGCGGCCGAGGGCGGCTTGATCGCGCTCGTTGAAAACGGCGACCGGATCGAGATCGACATTCCCAACCGCAGCATCAAATTGGCCGTGCCGGACAATGTGCTGGCCGAGCGGAGGAAGGCGATGGAAGCCAAGGGCAAGGATGGCTGGAAGCCCTCTTACACCCGCAAGCGCAATGTGACGCCGGCCCTGAGGGCCTACGCCCATTTCGCCACCAGCGCCGCCAAGGGCGCCGTGCGCGATGTCGATCAGGTGCGCTGA
- a CDS encoding protein kinase family protein, with protein MAAPGVMEAVELGDRYEIVPSKRLSAFDSGMAEAYAATDRVDSSRKVFALIAPGHLANRGLGIAPTRNAAGNYLMWPVASGIVDWPVGVEGSEVLWGRRPVFIYGIPAGEKVVGANNQLPTLNESQLLKNYLQPAVQMLRDLVLIGLPHRAIRPQNLYYQSGNGGDIMFGDCLASPPGSHQSAALETIDAAMADPIGRGGGSAAEDIYAMGVTGLMLYLGRDPVANFTDEQIINAKINSGSFSTLAGGEKLAPSLAEFFRGVLCDKVSDRWTIKQLEGWMTGAHFNPTLPSVPQRASRPLKFCGVDYLNKPALAHGMSRHWNEAIALLTSSDFDNWYKRGFGDEKAPDKMMRIHGLAAAYGPQSGIRDRAVSRFIIHMGGHLPLCYKEIRTSLTGLGAMLSHYYERKEKVQQIAEAMRARLPHNWFEEQPNLRPEEMQLRRSLETVDKVIDRQGPGYGIERVLYELDRGTPCKSPLVADYYVVEMADLLPAMDAAIPGAPHGTLPMDRHIAAFIATNMKRLMDNEMIALANRNDEILYRTAILRLLAIVQRVHQQYSLPRLGQVVAEMLEPVIAAFHNTGMRDHIRSEIDKHAKECRFDEMLLLLDGEGSLKKADNDGFAAAIQEYANLERGRLWLTGGGLTDTARVRGIAHKVAATTSALACSASLAAYGVFTMLF; from the coding sequence ATGGCAGCACCGGGCGTCATGGAGGCGGTAGAACTGGGCGATCGTTACGAGATCGTGCCCAGCAAACGCCTCTCGGCCTTCGACAGCGGCATGGCAGAAGCCTATGCGGCGACCGACCGGGTGGATTCCTCGCGCAAGGTCTTTGCCCTGATCGCGCCGGGGCATCTTGCCAATCGGGGGCTCGGCATCGCGCCGACCCGCAATGCCGCTGGCAATTACCTCATGTGGCCAGTTGCCAGCGGGATCGTCGACTGGCCGGTCGGCGTCGAGGGCAGCGAGGTGCTGTGGGGCCGGCGCCCGGTCTTCATCTATGGCATTCCGGCCGGCGAGAAGGTGGTCGGCGCCAACAACCAACTGCCGACCCTCAACGAATCCCAATTGCTGAAGAACTACCTGCAGCCCGCGGTCCAGATGCTGCGCGACCTGGTGCTGATCGGCTTGCCGCACCGTGCGATCCGGCCGCAGAATCTGTACTACCAGAGCGGCAATGGCGGCGACATCATGTTCGGCGATTGCCTTGCCTCGCCACCGGGCAGCCATCAATCGGCGGCGCTCGAGACGATCGATGCCGCCATGGCCGATCCAATCGGGCGCGGTGGCGGGTCCGCCGCGGAGGACATCTATGCGATGGGTGTCACGGGGCTGATGCTCTATCTGGGCCGCGATCCCGTGGCGAACTTCACCGACGAGCAGATCATCAACGCCAAGATCAATTCCGGTTCGTTCTCGACGCTGGCCGGCGGCGAGAAGCTGGCACCGAGCCTGGCTGAATTCTTTCGCGGCGTGCTGTGCGACAAGGTTTCCGATCGCTGGACCATCAAGCAGCTGGAAGGCTGGATGACCGGCGCGCATTTCAACCCGACCCTGCCCAGCGTGCCGCAGCGCGCGTCGCGTCCGCTGAAATTCTGCGGCGTCGACTATCTCAACAAGCCGGCGCTCGCCCACGGCATGTCGCGGCATTGGAACGAAGCGATCGCCCTTCTGACCAGCAGCGATTTTGACAATTGGTACAAGCGCGGCTTCGGCGACGAGAAGGCGCCGGACAAGATGATGCGCATCCACGGCCTTGCCGCCGCCTATGGCCCGCAATCGGGCATACGCGACCGCGCGGTTTCCCGCTTCATCATCCATATGGGCGGTCATCTGCCGCTTTGCTACAAGGAAATCCGCACCAGCCTGACGGGTCTTGGCGCGATGCTGTCGCATTACTATGAGCGCAAGGAGAAGGTGCAGCAGATCGCCGAAGCGATGCGCGCCCGCCTGCCGCACAACTGGTTCGAGGAGCAGCCCAACCTGCGCCCCGAGGAAATGCAGCTGAGACGCTCGCTGGAGACGGTCGACAAGGTGATCGACCGCCAGGGGCCGGGCTACGGCATTGAGCGCGTGCTCTATGAGCTTGATCGCGGGACGCCGTGCAAATCGCCGCTGGTCGCTGATTATTATGTGGTCGAGATGGCCGATCTGCTGCCGGCGATGGATGCCGCCATTCCGGGGGCACCGCACGGGACCCTGCCGATGGACCGGCATATTGCGGCCTTCATCGCCACCAACATGAAGCGGCTGATGGACAACGAGATGATCGCGCTGGCCAACCGCAATGACGAAATCCTCTATCGCACTGCGATCCTGCGGCTGCTCGCCATCGTGCAGCGCGTGCACCAGCAATACAGCCTGCCGCGCCTGGGCCAGGTCGTGGCAGAGATGCTGGAGCCGGTGATTGCCGCCTTCCACAATACCGGCATGCGCGATCACATCCGCAGCGAGATCGACAAGCACGCCAAGGAGTGCCGCTTCGACGAGATGCTGCTGCTGCTCGACGGCGAGGGATCGCTGAAGAAGGCTGACAATGACGGCTTTGCCGCAGCGATCCAGGAATACGCCAATCTGGAGCGGGGGCGACTGTGGCTGACGGGTGGTGGCCTTACCGATACGGCACGCGTGCGCGGCATCGCGCACAAGGTGGCGGCAACCACATCGGCGCTGGCCTGCTCGGCGAGCCTTGCGGCCTATGGCGTCTTTACAATGCTGTTCTAG
- a CDS encoding DUF992 domain-containing protein, translating to MFAKLAPYAAALGLAAALSLPASHAVGAGTGVNIGVLDCTVGEGVGYIIGSNRTVACEFKRNDGTVETYHGEIRRWGLDIGFSRESRMFWGVVAPGHVEKGALEGTYGGAGADVAAGLGVGANALFGGSSRQIALQPVTVSGNVGVAVAAGVAKLTLYTGK from the coding sequence ATGTTCGCCAAACTCGCGCCATATGCCGCCGCCCTCGGCCTTGCCGCGGCACTCAGCCTGCCGGCAAGTCACGCCGTGGGGGCAGGGACGGGCGTCAATATCGGCGTGCTCGATTGCACCGTTGGCGAAGGGGTCGGCTACATCATCGGCTCGAATCGCACCGTGGCCTGCGAGTTCAAGCGCAATGACGGCACGGTCGAGACCTATCATGGCGAGATCCGCCGCTGGGGTCTCGATATCGGCTTCAGCCGGGAATCGCGCATGTTCTGGGGTGTCGTCGCCCCCGGCCATGTGGAGAAGGGCGCCCTCGAAGGAACCTATGGCGGGGCCGGCGCCGATGTGGCGGCGGGCCTGGGCGTTGGCGCCAACGCGCTCTTCGGCGGCAGTTCCCGCCAGATCGCGCTGCAGCCGGTGACCGTCAGCGGCAATGTCGGCGTCGCGGTGGCAGCGGGTGTCGCCAAGCTGACGCTCTATACCGGCAAATAG